In the Hymenobacter sp. APR13 genome, GCTGGATGATTCTAGCAACCCACCGCACTACGAGGCCAAGCTGGAATACATCAAGAAAGTGGGCAAAGCCAATTTCCTCAACACGGATACACACAAGAAAAAGGGCAATACTCCCCAGCCCATTGTGTTTGAGGTAACTTCCCAAGGGCCGGTGCCCGCTAAACTGGTAGAAAGCACCGCTACGGTAGCAGGTACGGGGGCGCTGGGGGCGTTGCATAAACCATCAGGCTATGGCGCGGAAGCTATTTAGCCATTTCTTGCGCCGTGACAAGCGTCCCATCACGAATCCCCGGCTGGAAGCCTCGTTGCGTGAGTTGGCAAGTCACTTAGGCGTGGCTGTACTGAAACCGCTGGCTTGGGATAACGACCATATTGGCCTGGCCTTAACCGTAGCGGTTGAATTACCTCCCCGGGGCAACTACGCAGGGATTGACATTCGGGCCCAGGAACCGGTGCTGCTAGTGCTTAGCCGCACCGGTTACCCCACTGCGACGCCGGTGGTATATGCTGACCGACTTGATTTCCCTAAAGACCAACTTGCTCATTTGTACGTGGCAGTGCCGGGTAAACCGCCAGCATTTTGTCTGGTGCGTGGCGACTTCACGGAATGGTATGCTAACCGCCGGCTCCCCGACGTCGTAACCCGCACCCAAAACTGGCTACGCGACGCGGTTACTGGCGAGCTGGCTGTTGACGGGCAGCAGTTTGATCCGCTTCGGTTGGAAGGGTACCAGGGCTCCGTTATTTATCCCTACGACCATCTGGCCCAGGTTGTGTTAACTAGGCCAGCGTCTGGAGTGGCCAATTTTTCCGTAGCTCTGTTTGAGAATACAGCCCCAGTCGGGACTTCTCCCGCTTTTAGGCTTGACAGGTTGGTCACGCCTGAAAATATAGAGGAAATCGTAGAAGAGTTTCTGCGCGGCATGCGGGCAGTGGCCGCCAATTCCTTACAGGCCCGCCGCTACCACGCCGGTTACGTGGTGTGGTCACCTGCAGACACCACCTATTCCGATTACTGCGTGGATTTGCCCCGCAGTTGGCAAAAATTACTGGCCTTTGGTCAATCATTTGGCATTGACTTTGGTCCCTTGGAACGGCACTTAGCCGTGCACGACATCAATTTCTTCCCAGAAGTACCCGTGCTATGTGCCCTGAAAAGGCCCAAACCACTCATTGGATTTACAGCAAATCTGGAGTTTGTCAACTTTTACCTCACGCTGCAAGACACCGACAAGGATCCAACTACAGGTCGCATTATAAACGATCTGCCTGTAAGCTTTCAGGTGCACAATGAGCCCTTAACCCTGCAGAAGGCCCAGGTGGTCTCTGGGGCGGCGGTCGTACCTGTTGGCTCGATCTGGGTGGCAGGTTGCGGGGCCTTAGGTTCGAAAGTGGTGATGCATTTTGCTCGTGGTGGCATTACCGATTTTGTGCTACTGGATCCCGACAAGCTCTCCCCTCATAACCTAGTTCGCCACACTTTATTTGCCCAGCATGAGGGCCTGAACAAAGCACTTGCTTTAGAGCAAGTCATTCGGGAAATGTATAGATATGAAACCGGTTTGGGTCTGATTGCCCTTGCCCGTTCAGCTGATTTCGTGTTAGCGCCCGTCGTGGGGAATGTGCCTGTTACTATCCAACGAGTATTTGACTTCACTGCATCGGAAGCCTTTTTCCATACCCTTTTGGCTAGTCCAATACTTGCTCAGACAGTAATAAGCCGAGGGCTTATTTCGGACCAGGGGCAGCTCGGCATTCTATCCTTGGAGGGGGCCAACCGCAATCCGCGATTGGATGACTTGCAAACTATGCTTTACGCCGAATATGCCCACCGTCCCGCAGTGGCCGCATGGCTGGCGCGGGAAGTGGCTTTAGCTCAAACCGACGGTCCGCTGTTAAGCGTAGGGATAGGCTGTAACTCCGAAACCACAGTCCTAGCCGATGAAACCATCTCGACCCACGCAGCCTATTTCGCCGAAGTGCTCAAGCAAGACGCGGTAGTTAGGGAGCGGCCCGTTCACGGCCAAGTGTTTCTTAGCCGCGTCGCCATCGAAGACGGCTACCCCAGTATTTCCACCGAGCGCTTGGTAGTAGAGCCCATGCATGTGTTCAACGCGGTGAACGACGCGAGTTGGCAGGTGCGCATGACGGCAGCGGTGCTGCAAACTATTAAACAAGAGTTGGCGCTTGCAGCCCCTCACGAAACGGGCGGCGTATTTATTGGAAGGGCTAATTTTAAAACCAAAACCATCCACGTAGTAGGGGTGGTGCCAGCGCCACCCGACAGCCGAGCCAACTCCGTGTGCTTCTTTCGCGGCGTACAGAATCTGCCGGAAACGGTAAACAAGATCAACCAGGCCAGTGGCGGGCAACTCGGCTACATTGGCGAGTGGCATACTCATCCAGTTGGGCCTGAGTGCATGAGCCCAACCGATGCGGCCACGGTGCAACGCTTCCAGCAAGAGTTTGCTGACCTTACAAGCCCCTTACCAGTTTTCTTGCTTATTGCCACGCCCTCTGCCATCCTGCCTTTTGTCTACTGAAACGCGTAGCGGAAACTCCTCACAGGTTATGGACTACCCGCTTGACCCGGTCAAGGCACGATTACTTCATTAGTGGCTTGTTTGTTAGGCGAAGCGTTAGGCCAGAATTAGAGCCCGCCGGCAGTTGGCTGCCCCTTTGGCTGCCATCTATGCTATTTTTCAGGTAGAGGAGCAGTCTTCGAGGATCTTCCAGATTTCCTTCGATCAACTTGGAGGACCTTCGTGGTACCATAGAGGATTTGGCTCGATATACTTCTACTGCGTTTCCTTCCCCAATGGCCCGGTGGCAAATGCCACGCATATAAAAGGCGTTGAATTCTCCTTCCGCAAAAATCAGCGGTGCATTCGCCGGTACTTTCCGTAATACGATTCCATGCTTCTCGTGCGTCTGAAAGCAATTATGCTGTTGCAGTGCTGTGGCCAGTGTTTCTTCATTCCCATCTATCACTGCTTGGCGCAGAAGTTTTGGGTAAAGAGCCTTTCCCTCTTCGGTGAACCGCATGCTAATGTAGAGTTGGCTGGTTTTGATGGCAGCCTCTACTTCGAGCAGCATGTAGTCTCTGGTTTTCTGGTCTAGATTATCGAACTGAAACATATCGTTCCTAAAAAGCGTGGGCCCACTAGCCGGATGTTGTGAGCAAAATGGAATGCTGGATTGAGAGGTATTCCCTACACTGGCGCAGGTTATGAAGCACTAACCGTTAGCCTTTCCAAGGCAGCTGCTACGTTGACGGGCTTGTAATCGGGTAGGGCTCTTATTCGCTGCAGTACACTCTCATCAATTGTTTCATTGCTGCCCTGACCGACACCGATTTCACGCACGTGCGTGCCCAGCAGCCGGTAGAGCCACGTCATGGAATTGCGCAGTTGGTCACCATACCACGGCTTGTAATACGCCAAAAAAGCTTCGTCGACCTCTAGGCCCAAAGCGGTAGCTTTTTCTTTAAGCCAATGCAAAGGAATATTAGCTAACCCATCTTTCTCATAGCCACCTCCTACGTTGGTATGTACGCCAGCGAACCAGCGTTGCTCCAATACCTGTGAGGTTGTTACATGTTCCCACAGCGTTGGTCGAAACGTTTTTCGCTGCTCATCCACTGCCAACGCTTGGTAGGCGTGCTGGATGCAGGGGCTGAGGCTGGAATCGTGGAACATATAACGCCGACGATTGAAAAGATTGAACAGGTTCAACGGCAGGCCCAGGGCTCCTACAGTATCCCACACGCCAACAAAATGGATAGGAATGGGTTGGGCATGGTGCCTTGTTCTAAACGCAGCAATTTGGTGTTGCCACGCTTCCTGTGGGTCCCCTTTGGTGGGCCGCTGCCGATACAGACCGTACGCTTCCGGCACATAGAAGTCCTCCTGCTTGGGTAGCAAACCAATGTGCTGAATCAATCCGGCCAAGCTACGGACCGTGTAAGCCCCCCGGCTAAAGCCGAACAGAAATATCGCATCCCCGGGCTCATAGTTGTAGAGCAAAAACCGGTACGCTTCAACGACGTTTTTAGATAATCCCAGCCCTAAGCCGCCCCCAAGAAACCGGTCCAGTCCCCAATGATTGCCCACGCCCTCGTCGTAATAGGTTACTTGCACGGTGTTATCAGCGGTTAGCGGTTTGATTGACCGCACCATCTTCATCACGTTGGTAGGTTTGCGCTTGCGGTTATCCATGTTTTCGGCCCGATTCCAGGTGCCGTCACAAAGGACAATTAGGCGTTTTGACATGAGATGTAAGATTGGAGCCAGCAAACTTGGAAAAGGCGTGTAGCAAGCTGCAAGTGAAGATTAGTTAAAATTATTGTGCAAAGCTGCATATTACCTTTTCATTGCAGCTGGGTGCCAGTTGGCCACTTTGGCGCTTGGCGCCCTGAGAATATTACTGCCAGCACACTCCAATCACTTCGAATAGCGCTTGGCAATGGCCATATAAACAGCTTTTAATCAATGTCTTTACCAATCCAACATCGCCCGCGCATCGCGGAACCTGGGCACCGAAGTTTACGGGCGTACAGCTTCGATCCTTCGTTGTCTCTGCGCTTGGACACAGTGGCCATAAACCGACTTACCTATCAGGTGGATTGGGAATCTGTGACACCGGGACCGGTGGGTGAGTACCTGGAGGTATTGGACTACGATCCTACCGTGCGACGGTTCTATTTACCGGTCGATCTAAACGACCGGAACTTGCTCGCTCAACACGGGTTAGAGCCCAGCGAAAGCAATCCGCAGTTTCACCAGCAAATGGTGTACGCGGTGGCCATGACAACAATTAAAAATTTTGAAAAGGCTCTTGGCCGTAAAATTCAGTGGTCCCCGCGGCGCACGCTTGATGGCCCCGGGTACGAAGAGTATGTGGCGCAACTGCGCATTTACCCGCACGCGATGCGAGATGCCAATGCGTACTACAGTCCTTTAAAGAAGGCTATTCTTTTCGGGTACTTTTCCTCCACCCCTGCGGATGATACCCAGCAAATGCCCGATTCACTGGTTTTTACCTGTCTGAGCCATGACATCATCGCCCACGAGGTGACGCACGCCATTCTCGACGGCATCTACACGCATTACAACGAGCCAACCAACCCCGATGTGCTAGCTTTTCACGAAGCTTTCGCGGACATCGTAGCCCTGTTTCAGCACTTTACTTTTCCGGAGGTGCTCAAACACCAGATTGCTCGCACGAGGGGTGATTTATCCGCGCAGAACTTACTGGGTGAATTGGCACAACAGTTTGGTACGGCTATCGGCGGCTACGGCAGCTTGCGCGACGCCATTGGACGCCAGGACCCCAATACCCAGCAGTGGCGGCCTTTGGAGCCTAACAGTGACGAATATCGGCAGCAAACCGAGCCGCATGCCCGCGGCAGCATCCTGGTAGCAGCAGTTTTTGAAGCCTTTACCTCGATTTATAAGGTGCGGATCGCGGACCTGTTGCGCATCGCCTCGGGCGGCAGCGGCATCTTAGCCCAGGGCGAACTGCATCCGGATTTGGTCAACCGCCTAGCGGATGAAGCGGCTAAGGCTGCGAATCATGTGCTGGGCATGTGCATCCGGGCACTTGATTATTGTCCGCCCGTAGACATCACTTTCGGTGATTACCTGCGAGCCATCATCACGGCTGACGTTGACTCCGTACGGGACGACCGGTATGAATACAGGCTGGCTTTTATTGATGCTTTCCGTCGACGGGGCATTTATCCGCAGGGCATCAAGACGCTGAGCGTGGAAAGCCTGCGTTTACCCGGAATAGGAACTATTGCGGAGTACAATTCAGATTCAGCTTCTCAGAAGGTGTTGACGAAACTCATCGGACGACTGCGGGAATACGCGATAGGAATCAAGTACGAAAACGACCGGGCTAAGATAGATGCCTTCACCCGAAATTTTATTGGTAAGCTGCGGAAGGAAGAGACGGGAGAAACGGAGGGGATTCACCAGTATATCAGTGAGCAATTTGCCACTTCTAAGGAGTTTACCAGCTTTACCGGAATAGCCTTTGTGTTGGCTGACTCGCTTCACGCAGCTGTCGTCCACCAAACTACCTATTCGTCACGCCCCTCTTTTCAAGTTCAAAACCTGCGGCTAGTCAGCCGATCCGGACCAGATGGTTTACAAATTAACCATGTTGTTTTTTGCCTGGTGCAGCGTAGCGGCGTTGTATTTAGAGAGGGTAAAGTGGTAGGACATTACAATTTGAAAGAAGGCATCCGCACCAATCCGGGCGACACGGAGCAGCGGATGGAGTTCCGCGGGGGCTGCACGCTTATTCTGGATCTGGACACGCTCAGTCTAAAGTACGTGGTGAACCGGCCTTTGCTCAACATGCAGGTGTGGGAGCAATCGGGAGGTGAAATAGCCGTGCTCGACACAACCCGGGCTGAGCGGCAGTACCGCTATACGCGCCAAGGGCAGCACCACCACCACAATGCCTATACCCAGTACTTCGGCCAGCAAGTGCAGCACCTGAGCGAGCCGTTTGCCTTCTTGCACCAACACTAGCCGTCGGCATGGAACATAATAGAAACACTACTGCTCTAGAAGGGGCATCCATGTCGCCAGCCGTGCCCACTACCCGGGTTGACGTGCGCATGTACTGTCTGGGTACAGGCGATTGCTTCGTGCTCAAATTCTTTGCGCAGGAGGAATTGCAATTCACCATGCTGATTGACTGCGGAAGTTGTATGGGCACGCGGGCCGACTTTTTACCCTACATCGAAAACCTAGTTGACTACGTCGAAGGCAAGCTGGACTTGCTGGTCATTACTCACGAACACCAAGACCATGTCAATGGGTTTGACAAGTGCCTAGAGGAGTTTGAGCAACTTGAAATTGGGGAGGCTTGGTTTGCGTGGACTGAGGATCCTGATGACCCACAAGGACGGGCCCAAGACCTGCTCCAGAAAAGACAAAAAATGCGCCTGGGTCTCCGAAATGCCATCACCCAGCTGCATACGAACAGAGGTGCCATTCACGCCGAGCAAACCAATCTGAAAGCCAATGAGCAGGCACTGTTGGCTCTAGATGCTTTTCTTGATGGGATGGACACGCTCGGAGCCGTGAATTTAGACGAAGCGCTGCCTGCTGCGGGGGGCCTGGCCGGGATGCGAAAAATCAAGCAACTGCTGAAAAACAAGCAAGTGCGTACCCGCTACCTACTGCCCGGAGCTTCGCTTCCCATGCCCCAGGTGCCTGGCGTCCGGTTTCATGTATTGGGCCCGCCACTAGACAAGGCGCATATTTTTGCCGATGGCAAAGAGGGCCGCGATACGCACCCTCGCCACACCACTCCAGGGGAAGGTATTCTGGCGATGAACAGCTTTCTTACTATTGATGGAGATATCTCTCCAGGCGACCTACCATTCTCGGATAAGTATGCTGTGGGGGCTCAGGGACTCGTCCAATCGGAACTCGATCACTCACCCGCCGAGAGCGCAGTGTACTTGAGCCAGGCCCGAGACTTGTTTGACCGTTACGCGGCCTTCGACAATAAGTGGCGGGATATTGAGCAGGAATGGCTATACACGGCTGGTTCATTGGCCATTCGACTGGACTCTCACATCAACAACACCAGTTTGGCCTTGGCCATTGAGATCGGAACAGGTGGCCCCGTACTGCTGTTGCCCGGTGATGCTGAGTACGCCAACTGGGAGAGCTGGCACCTGATTGAGAAATGGAATGGCACAGGCCCCAATCCTAAACATTTCGTGACGGACTTACTGAGCCGTACCGTTTTTTACAAGGTCTCACACCATCTAAGCTTCAACGGCACTCCATTGGACAAAGGCATTCAGTTACTGAACAACCCGGATTTGGCGGTCATGGTCCCCCTGGATCTACGACGTATCTCATCCCGTTGGCGAACTACGATGCCTAATTACCGCTTGCTTCGAGACTTGATGGAACGCAGCCAGGGTAAATGTATTATTATGGACGAAATTGAAATCATTCCGCGCCCCTCCGCGCAATATGATTTGACAACCCTTGGCGAAGCCCGGTATAGAGTCATCACCAAGGATGGTCAAACGCTAGCCAAGCAATACACTGTATTTGTATAGAGAATGGGGGGCTTAGCGTGCAATGTTACCATCCTAAGCAAAAGACTACTTTAGTAAAACTTGAAATAACCTTTTTCTTAAAACAAAGCTCACTTCCCTTTCCTTTCATGGAGATTATCCATTTTCTTAACGTGCTTGAGGGCGATTGTAATATAATACAGCACAACTCAGGTCGAACTACAGTAATTGATGTCAGCAATGCTTATAATCTGGTGGATACACCAGAAGAAAAAGCAGTAAAAGCCTCGAAAGAAAGAGAGGAACGGCGTACTCGAACTTCTGTCCCATCCGGAAAAACCAACTACTATCAGAAGCTGAGCCCCGATAACCCCGTTGATTATATAAAAGGGTTAGGTGTTAAGCAGATTTGGCGCTTCATCGTGACTCACCCAGATATGGACCATTTGGATGGTATCCGGGATTTGTACCAGGAGTTCTCAATTCCTAATACGTGGGACACAGACAATGATAAATATTGTGACGAGAACGGCTTTGGCGGAGGCTACAACAAGGAAGACTGGAAATTTTATCAAGAAGTACGTCATGGCCGATATTCGGCCACACGTCGCTTATCCCTGCTAGCCAATCACCAAGCCGATTTTTGGAACCAGGATAACGTTAAAATACTGTGTCCAACCGCAGCGTTGGTTAAAGAAGCGAACGACAAGAAGGATTATAATGAGTCTTCTTACGTGCTGCTATTCACCCCTCCTAAAGCAGGGGGAGGGCATTGGAAAATTCTGTTCGCTGGCGACACGCACGATGCAGCTTGGGACTACATTCTTACCACTTATCAGACTGAAGTAAGCAACGTGGATGTCCTCTTTGCCCCGCATCACGGCCGAGATTCTGGGCGGAACTATGATTTTCTAAAAACATTAAAGCCCAGACTTACGCTTTTGGGTAATGCCAGCAGCAAGCACCTAGCGTATACGAGCTATCCTAAAGTTAGAATCACGAACAATCAAGCAGGCTTCGTAGTGCTGAAAGTGACTGACTCAGGCATTGAGGTATATGTTAAACACTATGACTTTGCTCGAGACTTTCGCCACAAACGCGGCTGGAGTGTTCCTGTATTCTACAATACTTTGAACGCTTGGCACCTGATAACTTTCAGGTAGACAGGCCGCCATTTAACAATAAGGCAATGAGAATGTCAGTAAAAGCGAGATGGTCTAGCTAAAACGGACAGGACGAAGTCTACGTTTACTTAATCCGAAGGTGTATTAGGAAGCACTAGCACAAGAACAAAAATTCCCGCTAAGCGTACAGTACCTGCCTTTCATTCTACAGCCGCACCACGGCAAGCAGCCCGGTGACCCCACCCTGGTAGAAAGGCACCACCCCGCCCGGTCCTGCAAGCCCCGCAGCAGCAGGCGTTGGACCGTTGGATACACCCAGTACGCCAGCTCTGTAGACGCCAGGCCTACCCCCGCCCCCGCGACGACGTCCGACAGCCAGTGCTTGCCGTTGATTAGGCGCAGGGCCGCGACGCTGGTGGCCACGGTGTAGCCGCCTACGCGGTACCAGCCGCTGCGCGTCCCGTACTCGCGGTCCAACAGCCAGGCGGCCGAATACGCCGCGCTGGCGTGCTGACTCGGGAACGAGCTGTAATCGCCGCCGCCGTAGGGACGCTCTACCCGCGTCAGGCGCTTGAGGTTGCTGGTGAGCGTATTGTTGATGGTGTAGGTCAGGGCAAACAGCAACGCCTGGTTCACCGTGCTGTGCTCGCCCCGCACGCCGGCCAGGCTGAGCCCCAGGGCCGCGGCGGCCGGCACGTGGCGCAACTGGTCGTCCAGGGTGGTGCGCACGGCCGGCACGTGCTCACCGAGTTCCTCGCGCACCGCCCAATCGGTCTTGAGCTCCAGCGTGTGGTGGGCCGGGCGGCCGACCCCCACCAACAGCCCTGGTACCAGCACGCGCCAGGTGGCCGGCCGCCCGGCCCACTGCGCCGCGCGCCGGAGCGGCGACGGCCGGGGCTCTACCTCCAGGCGCCGGCCCACGGAATCAGGCACAACAGGGGAATGCAGCACCTGCCCCGCGACGGGCGCTGGCGTCAGCAGGCAGACGGCCACGCCGACAGCGGGCCAGCAAAGACGAACAGGGAGCATACAGTGCAGGGGACAACCCCGGAAGATACACAAGGTAGCGGCACCGTTGGCCTATGCTAGGTGCGTTGTGCACCCGGTTCCTGCGTAGCGCATTCCCAAAAACGGCCCCATGCGCCGGGCTAGAAACCGCCGGCTTGGGAGTAGAGGATCCAGGCGCCGACCGCCGCGTAGAGGCCTAGTCGGAGCAGTTTTCGAGTCGGGGTATGATGCGCACACATACCCGCCTAACCATAATGAGAGCGGGCGTAGTTCCCCTGGCGCACAGCAGCAAAGACGCCGTCTGCAACGAGCTGCCGTCGCTGGGGCTGAGCACGAACCCCGCAAAGCCACAGGTCGTTTGGCCGTGGCGGGCCGCTTACTCGTAGCTGCCCTGCCGCGCGGTGCTGCTGGACCGCTACGAGTTTCTGGCGTTCTGCCCCGGTATAAAACGCTGACTCCTACGCCGGACTTCATCGGCCGGCAGGAACGGGATCCAGGATAAGCGCATCATAGTTGCCGACGCTGTCCTGGGCGTAGAGCGTAAGCCGCTCCAGCTGCACTTCCCTTGACAACCCTTGGCCCTGGTCGGTGCGCAGGCTGTCCAAGGAAAGCCGCCGGTGGGCGCCCGGGGCAAGGGTGCCTAATGCGGCCGCAAAGGCATCATTTACTTCCACTTGCGCGTGGTAGTACGTTGCGCGGGTGGGGTTATGGATCCGGATGGCCGTGCTGTCGAAGGCAACCTGCAAGCGGAGGGTCAGGCTATGCGAGCCCAGATTGCCACAGCCGGGCAGCAACAGTGCGGCTGCCAGACCGGCCAGGCCGATGAACCGATTAAAGGGCAGATACGTCTTCATGCCATACGAGCTAAAAATGAGCAGCGCCCCGGCCAGTAAATAAGGAGGGAAACCGGAGGTAGGAGAACACCCGGAAAGGGCGCGAAGCCGCCCGGACAGCGTTAGTAATAGAGGCCATGGCCATGCCAGCCCCGCCGGGCGTTCCATTCTAACGCCGGGGCGGGCAGGTGCACGAGGCTGGCTACGTAGAACACGCGCCGTAGCACCTGGGAGCGTGTGGGCACCCGACGCAGGTCCACGTCCACCGACAGGTAGTACTGGCGGTAGGCGCGCAGTCCGGCCGCCTGGTTGCGGGCCGGGTCGTTGTAGAGCAATTGGTCGGCCCCATAGCCGACTGCCGGCTGGAGCCAGCGTGGCCAGCGGCTGCCGGCCGGCAGCCACGCGCCCACGTCGGCACACACCCAGTAGGTTTGGCCGTTGTAGTCCTTGAGCAAGCGCTCGGGCAGGGTACGCCCCAGCACGTCGGGGCGCTGCGCGGCGTAGGGGCTGCGGTGAAACGATACCTTGGGCATCAGCCGCACCTGGCCCCAGGCCAGCTGCTGGGTCAGCAGGCCCACCGATCCGGCCAGGTTGGCCGCCAGGTCGCCGGGCGAGGCGCCGTAGGCGGGAGAGCGGCCGTCCAGCAGCTCAATCGGGCTTTGCAGCAGAAATCCTACAAAGCTCCCGTACCAGCGGGAGCGGCGCTCGGCCACCCCGGCCCAGCCCAGCAGGTCAACCGCGGCGCGGCTTTCGTGAAACGCGGTCCAGAAGTGGCCGGCTTTGTCTAGCTGCTTCCATTCGGGCCAGTCGTTAAACCAATGCAGCGGAACCCGCTCCCCGGTGTACCAGCTACGCCCCAGCAGGTACAGCCCCGCGGGATAGACCACCGCCACGCTGCCGGCCAGCACCGGCAACCGAGCGGCGTGACGACTGGAGTCGGCCAGACTGGGGACGTCCTCGTTCTTTGATCGGGG is a window encoding:
- a CDS encoding DUF2235 domain-containing protein, with product MSKRLIVLCDGTWNRAENMDNRKRKPTNVMKMVRSIKPLTADNTVQVTYYDEGVGNHWGLDRFLGGGLGLGLSKNVVEAYRFLLYNYEPGDAIFLFGFSRGAYTVRSLAGLIQHIGLLPKQEDFYVPEAYGLYRQRPTKGDPQEAWQHQIAAFRTRHHAQPIPIHFVGVWDTVGALGLPLNLFNLFNRRRYMFHDSSLSPCIQHAYQALAVDEQRKTFRPTLWEHVTTSQVLEQRWFAGVHTNVGGGYEKDGLANIPLHWLKEKATALGLEVDEAFLAYYKPWYGDQLRNSMTWLYRLLGTHVREIGVGQGSNETIDESVLQRIRALPDYKPVNVAAALERLTVSAS
- a CDS encoding ThiF family adenylyltransferase; translation: MARKLFSHFLRRDKRPITNPRLEASLRELASHLGVAVLKPLAWDNDHIGLALTVAVELPPRGNYAGIDIRAQEPVLLVLSRTGYPTATPVVYADRLDFPKDQLAHLYVAVPGKPPAFCLVRGDFTEWYANRRLPDVVTRTQNWLRDAVTGELAVDGQQFDPLRLEGYQGSVIYPYDHLAQVVLTRPASGVANFSVALFENTAPVGTSPAFRLDRLVTPENIEEIVEEFLRGMRAVAANSLQARRYHAGYVVWSPADTTYSDYCVDLPRSWQKLLAFGQSFGIDFGPLERHLAVHDINFFPEVPVLCALKRPKPLIGFTANLEFVNFYLTLQDTDKDPTTGRIINDLPVSFQVHNEPLTLQKAQVVSGAAVVPVGSIWVAGCGALGSKVVMHFARGGITDFVLLDPDKLSPHNLVRHTLFAQHEGLNKALALEQVIREMYRYETGLGLIALARSADFVLAPVVGNVPVTIQRVFDFTASEAFFHTLLASPILAQTVISRGLISDQGQLGILSLEGANRNPRLDDLQTMLYAEYAHRPAVAAWLAREVALAQTDGPLLSVGIGCNSETTVLADETISTHAAYFAEVLKQDAVVRERPVHGQVFLSRVAIEDGYPSISTERLVVEPMHVFNAVNDASWQVRMTAAVLQTIKQELALAAPHETGGVFIGRANFKTKTIHVVGVVPAPPDSRANSVCFFRGVQNLPETVNKINQASGGQLGYIGEWHTHPVGPECMSPTDAATVQRFQQEFADLTSPLPVFLLIATPSAILPFVY
- a CDS encoding DUF2279 domain-containing protein is translated as MPRSKNEDVPSLADSSRHAARLPVLAGSVAVVYPAGLYLLGRSWYTGERVPLHWFNDWPEWKQLDKAGHFWTAFHESRAAVDLLGWAGVAERRSRWYGSFVGFLLQSPIELLDGRSPAYGASPGDLAANLAGSVGLLTQQLAWGQVRLMPKVSFHRSPYAAQRPDVLGRTLPERLLKDYNGQTYWVCADVGAWLPAGSRWPRWLQPAVGYGADQLLYNDPARNQAAGLRAYRQYYLSVDVDLRRVPTRSQVLRRVFYVASLVHLPAPALEWNARRGWHGHGLYY
- a CDS encoding phosphatase PAP2 family protein codes for the protein MPDSVGRRLEVEPRPSPLRRAAQWAGRPATWRVLVPGLLVGVGRPAHHTLELKTDWAVREELGEHVPAVRTTLDDQLRHVPAAAALGLSLAGVRGEHSTVNQALLFALTYTINNTLTSNLKRLTRVERPYGGGDYSSFPSQHASAAYSAAWLLDREYGTRSGWYRVGGYTVATSVAALRLINGKHWLSDVVAGAGVGLASTELAYWVYPTVQRLLLRGLQDRAGWCLSTRVGSPGCLPWCGCRMKGRYCTLSGNFCSCASAS
- a CDS encoding ComEC/Rec2 family competence protein, with product MEIIHFLNVLEGDCNIIQHNSGRTTVIDVSNAYNLVDTPEEKAVKASKEREERRTRTSVPSGKTNYYQKLSPDNPVDYIKGLGVKQIWRFIVTHPDMDHLDGIRDLYQEFSIPNTWDTDNDKYCDENGFGGGYNKEDWKFYQEVRHGRYSATRRLSLLANHQADFWNQDNVKILCPTAALVKEANDKKDYNESSYVLLFTPPKAGGGHWKILFAGDTHDAAWDYILTTYQTEVSNVDVLFAPHHGRDSGRNYDFLKTLKPRLTLLGNASSKHLAYTSYPKVRITNNQAGFVVLKVTDSGIEVYVKHYDFARDFRHKRGWSVPVFYNTLNAWHLITFR